CCCCTCATATAATGTACCAAACTATCCACAGTTGGGAGGCGGGAGCGTGCACGATTACATCAAGGAACGTACGATCAAAATCGGACGCTGCATCGTGGAAACCAGACATACGGTCCGGACCATAGCCAAGGAATTTGGCGTTTCAAAGAGCACGGTGCACAAAGACTTGACTGAACGTCTGCCAGAGATCAACCCTGATCTGGCCGATCAGGTGAAGCACATTCTTGAATATCACAAATCCATCCGACATCTTCGGGGGGGAGAAGCCACAAAAATTAAATATAAAAAAACGACGGGGAAAAAACGTGAGGTTGCTGTAGCATCAAAGCCATGAGATTTTCGGAAATTTAAGGAAATATTCAGTTATAACGCATTGTGTACATCCCCTAAAGTATGTTATTTTTAAGTTTAGTACTAACTGCTGTTTTTTAATTAAAATAACACTTTGGGGGCTCTTTCATTATGTTTAGCAAGGATATCGGAATCGACCTCGGCACGGCCAATGTGCTCATACATGTTAAGGGAAGGGGAGTCGTTCTGGATGAACCTTCCGTGGTCACAATTGAAAGTGATACGAAGAGAGTCCTTGCGGTGGGAGAACAGGCACGTCGCATGGTTGGACGTACACCTGGAAATATAATAACGATCCGTCCTCTACGGGATGGTGTCATTGCAGATTTTGAAGTCACGGAAATGATGCTGAAGTATTTTATCGACCGCGTTGGCGGCCGTTCCTGGTACGCACGGCCCCGTATTCTGATTTGCGCCCCTACTAATATTACATCTGTGGAACAGAAGTCCATACGGGATGCGGCAGAACGTAGCGGGGCCAAGGAAGTATTTATGGAAGAAGAGCCAAAGGCCGCTGCAATTGGAGCGGGAATGGATATTTATCAACCAAGTGGGAATATGGTCGTCGATATCGGTGGCGGAACGACGGATGTAGCCGTGCTTTCTATGGGCGACGTCGTTACCGCTTCTTCGATTAAAGTCGCTGGAGACAAGTTCGATGAGGCCATTTTAAGATATATTAAACAAAAGTATAAATTGTTAATCGGCGAACGAACAGCAGAGGATATTAAGCTTACTATTGGTACGGTTCGTCCTGGTTTGATGAAGTCCGAGATGGATATTCGTGGTCGGGACATGGTAAGCGGACTACCCCAGACGCTCACTATTACGTCTGGCGAGATTAAGGAAGCGTTGTGGGATCCGGTTTCTTCCATTGTGGCTGCAGCTAAATCGGTATTAGAGCGTACACCACCAGAGTTGTCGGCGGACATCATTGACCGAGGTGTTGTTCTTACTGGTGGAGGTGCTTTGCTTAACGGATTGGACGAGCTGCTCTCAGAAGAATTGCACGTTCCTGTCTGGGTAGCTGAAGACCCTATGCACTGTGTAGTAAAAGGAACAGGGATTATGCTGGATAATTTGGACAAGGTCGTTAAGAAAAATTTCTAAGCAGCCGATATAAAAGGTAGCATTAGATTCGGAAGGAGACTACCTTCATGATAAGAGGATTATATACGGCCGCTGCAGGTATGGTTGCGCAGCAGCGTAGACACGATACGGCAACACAAAACATCGCTAACTTAAATACAACGGGATATAAGCAGGTTGACAGTGTTAATCGTGCTTTTCCGGATGTCTTGATCTCTGCTATGAGTAATGGCACTACCACGCCGGTTGGGCGCCTTAACACGGGCGTTTTTGCGGAACAGTCGATATCCCAATATTTACAGGGGGATTTAAGGGAGAGCGGCAAGTCTATGGATTTTGCTTTATCTACGGATTTGCAAATGGTCGACCCTGTGACGGGTCAGAATATAGCCTTTGATGGTTCAGGGAAGTACGTAAGTCCTGATGGCGAGGTTATTTACCGTCCACAGGCTTTCTTTACTGTTCAGGATGTTGAGGGCAATAACTTATTTACCCGGAATGGAAGCTTCTCAGTAAATGCGGCTACCGGAGAAGTGTTGAGCAGTGGAGGTTTCAAGGTTCTTGATTCCACAGGCCAGCCTCTCGTCTTGACAGGAAATCAGGACACCCTTAAAGTGGACGGGCAGGGTAATGTACTGAGTCCAGTAACAGGACTTCCGACTGGGACTAAACTTGGTGTGAGTGTAGTTACAAAGCCACACGAACTAGTGCGTGATGGTAATGGTGTGTTTCACGCGGATGATGTAGCGGCGGCGGACATTCGTTATTCCAATGCAACTGATAACTTACAGGTGCGTCAAGGATATTTAGAGGGATCCAATGTTGATCCTACTCAGGTTACTGTAGATTTGAATGCCGCATACCGGGCGTATGAAGCGAATCAAAAGATCGTTCAATACTATGATAGCAGCTTGCAGAAGGCTGTAAATGAAGTTGGCAGGGTATAGACTGCTTTATGAATTGAGCTTTACAGGTAAAGCTTATAGGAGGTTTGATCTATGAACAACTCAACGATTAGTGCAGCAGTCTCCATGTCCAGCCTTCAGCAGCGGCTTGATATTATAGCGGATAATCTAGCTAATATGGATACCAATGGTTATAAAAGCAAGCAAGGCTCCTTTGAGGATGTGCTGACTCGTGTACAGCAGCAATCGGATGATTATGATCAGCCGGGCCGCGCTACACCTTTGGGCTTCAATATCGGTTTTGGGACTTATGTACCTTCGATTACAACGAATTGGGAGGAAGGCCCGCTTAAAGAAACGGGTAATCCTACCGATTTGGCACTTCAAGGCAATGGACTTTTTGGAGTTCAAGTCAATGGCACTACGGCCTATACACGTCAGGGTGATTTTCACTTTACTCCAGATGCAGCAGATGCAACGAAGATGGTCCTTGTAGATAATACAGGTAATCCTGTACTGAATACAGAAGGTACTCCTTTAACGGTCCCTGTGGGTGTGAATGCAGCTATCGATGAATCTGGCCGTGTATTAACGAAACAGACAGAGAATGGACCTGTTCAGGTAGCAGGTACTATAATGATTGTAGAACCTAAGACACAGAATGCTTTAAAGGCAGTGGACGGAAATTTCTATATGCTTGCCGATGGAGTTACAGCACAGCAGGCTTTTGTACAAAGAGCAGCAGGTGAGGCTTCTGGAATTG
This window of the Paenibacillus sp. FSL R10-2734 genome carries:
- a CDS encoding flagellar hook-basal body protein; this translates as MIRGLYTAAAGMVAQQRRHDTATQNIANLNTTGYKQVDSVNRAFPDVLISAMSNGTTTPVGRLNTGVFAEQSISQYLQGDLRESGKSMDFALSTDLQMVDPVTGQNIAFDGSGKYVSPDGEVIYRPQAFFTVQDVEGNNLFTRNGSFSVNAATGEVLSSGGFKVLDSTGQPLVLTGNQDTLKVDGQGNVLSPVTGLPTGTKLGVSVVTKPHELVRDGNGVFHADDVAAADIRYSNATDNLQVRQGYLEGSNVDPTQVTVDLNAAYRAYEANQKIVQYYDSSLQKAVNEVGRV
- the spoIIID gene encoding sporulation transcriptional regulator SpoIIID, whose amino-acid sequence is MHDYIKERTIKIGRCIVETRHTVRTIAKEFGVSKSTVHKDLTERLPEINPDLADQVKHILEYHKSIRHLRGGEATKIKYKKTTGKKREVAVASKP
- a CDS encoding rod shape-determining protein, whose protein sequence is MFSKDIGIDLGTANVLIHVKGRGVVLDEPSVVTIESDTKRVLAVGEQARRMVGRTPGNIITIRPLRDGVIADFEVTEMMLKYFIDRVGGRSWYARPRILICAPTNITSVEQKSIRDAAERSGAKEVFMEEEPKAAAIGAGMDIYQPSGNMVVDIGGGTTDVAVLSMGDVVTASSIKVAGDKFDEAILRYIKQKYKLLIGERTAEDIKLTIGTVRPGLMKSEMDIRGRDMVSGLPQTLTITSGEIKEALWDPVSSIVAAAKSVLERTPPELSADIIDRGVVLTGGGALLNGLDELLSEELHVPVWVAEDPMHCVVKGTGIMLDNLDKVVKKNF
- a CDS encoding flagellar hook-basal body protein is translated as MNNSTISAAVSMSSLQQRLDIIADNLANMDTNGYKSKQGSFEDVLTRVQQQSDDYDQPGRATPLGFNIGFGTYVPSITTNWEEGPLKETGNPTDLALQGNGLFGVQVNGTTAYTRQGDFHFTPDAADATKMVLVDNTGNPVLNTEGTPLTVPVGVNAAIDESGRVLTKQTENGPVQVAGTIMIVEPKTQNALKAVDGNFYMLADGVTAQQAFVQRAAGEASGIGVRSGWLEQSNVDMTTEMTQMMQIQRTYQLTARALSSSDQMLGLANNMRG